A region from the Nostoc sp. HK-01 genome encodes:
- a CDS encoding putative sodium dependent transporter: MVIASLGIRQALGRLDDDTRSSLAIFCTARNFGLALFIAILNHVQQQVILTLVAYVILGAFAGVLYS, from the coding sequence ATGGTGATTGCCTCTCTAGGAATTAGACAAGCTTTAGGCAGACTCGATGATGATACGCGTTCTAGCTTGGCGATTTTCTGTACTGCTCGCAATTTTGGTTTAGCTTTGTTTATCGCTATTTTGAATCATGTACAACAGCAGGTGATATTAACGCTGGTGGCTTATGTAATTCTGGGAGCTTTTGCAGGCGTTCTTTACTCATAA